The Phocoena phocoena chromosome 4, mPhoPho1.1, whole genome shotgun sequence genome contains a region encoding:
- the SSR3 gene encoding translocon-associated protein subunit gamma has protein sequence MAPKGGSKQQSEEDLLLQDFSRNLSAKSSALFFGNAFIVSAIPIWLYWRIWHMDLIQSAVLYSVMTLVSTYLVAFAYKNVKFVLKHKVAQKREDAVSKEVTRKLSEADNRKMSRKEKDERILWKKNEVADYEATTFSIFYNNTLFLVLVIVASFFILKNFNPTVNYILSISASSGLIALLSTGSK, from the exons ATGGCTCCCAAAGGCGGCTCCAAGCAGCAGTCCGAGGAGGACCTGCTCCTGCAGGATTTCAGCCGCAACCTCTCGGCCAAGTCCTCGGCGCTCTTCTTCGGGAACGCCTTCATCGTGTCCGCCATCCCCATTT GGCTATATTGGCGAATATGGCATATGGATCTTATTCAGTCTGCTGTTCTGTATAGTGTGATGACCCTAGTAAGCACGTATTTGGTAGCCTTTGCATACAAAAATGTGAAATTTGTTCTCAAGCACAA aGTAGCACAGAAGAGGGAGGATGCTGTTTCCAAAGAAGTGACTCGAAAACTTTCTGAAGCTGATAACAGAAAGATGTCTCggaaggaaaaagatgaaag AATCTTGTGGAAGAAGAATGAAGTTGCTGATTATGAAGCTACAACATTTTCCATCTTCTATAATAACACCCTATTTCTGGTCTTGGTCATTGTTGCTTCCTTCTTTATATTGAAGAACTTCAACCCCACAGT GAACTACATTTTGTCCATAAGTGCTTCGTCGGGCCTCATCGCCCTCCTGTCTACTGGCTCCAAGTAG